The Chryseobacterium sp. 52 genome includes a region encoding these proteins:
- a CDS encoding TolC family protein, which translates to MKTKILYIATLLLLTSSIHVLYAQKRALTLTDALEMAKQGNKTIQMQILEEMHAKEMTRETKSGLLPSISANAAYSRYFDRQVIFLPGSFAGTDKPVQDVAVGGKNAYNAFVSLYQPIYAPAKYQLTKASKINEKLQNEKTADLKSRVALKVSTSYLDILMMNRQLGSFEQSLERNIKALKDSRSLLAQGRGLKSDTLRSFIAVENLKSSVSYLKNSIDVSSIELKRLIGLKEPSEIELTDQLELGMTIGQNEFRQVDEAFHIAEKNRNDIAIQKLVIDLTQRKLKTAQAELLPQISLIGQYQVQLQADDMKFGQYSWPRTSFLGIELSVPVFNGNRTQSQISQAKIKAQQEDIRLNDLKDEVRTELATILSKWKESVTQLDIHETTIQSAELNHKMVEARFQNSLSSRLELTDAELALTQAQINYLNAVYNLRVLHIQLQHALGLLSL; encoded by the coding sequence ATGAAAACAAAGATCTTATATATAGCTACCCTCCTTCTGCTGACAAGCAGCATACATGTATTGTATGCACAGAAAAGGGCATTAACTCTCACAGATGCTTTAGAAATGGCAAAGCAGGGAAACAAAACGATACAGATGCAGATTTTGGAAGAAATGCATGCTAAAGAAATGACAAGGGAAACAAAATCCGGCTTGCTTCCAAGCATTTCAGCCAACGCTGCCTATTCCCGTTACTTTGACAGACAGGTTATATTTCTCCCGGGTTCATTTGCGGGTACCGACAAACCTGTTCAGGACGTTGCCGTTGGTGGAAAAAACGCCTACAATGCTTTCGTATCATTATATCAGCCCATTTACGCACCAGCCAAATATCAGCTGACAAAGGCTTCAAAAATCAATGAAAAACTCCAGAATGAAAAAACAGCTGATCTGAAAAGCCGCGTAGCCCTTAAGGTTTCTACCAGCTACCTGGATATCCTGATGATGAACCGGCAACTTGGTTCATTCGAGCAAAGTCTTGAAAGAAATATCAAAGCTCTAAAAGATTCCCGCTCTCTGCTGGCACAGGGACGAGGATTAAAATCAGATACTTTAAGAAGCTTTATTGCTGTAGAAAATCTTAAATCCTCTGTGTCTTACTTAAAAAATAGCATCGATGTATCCAGTATTGAACTAAAAAGACTTATCGGACTCAAAGAACCATCCGAAATAGAGCTGACCGACCAACTCGAGCTGGGTATGACAATAGGTCAAAATGAATTCCGGCAGGTTGATGAAGCATTCCACATTGCTGAGAAAAACAGGAACGATATTGCAATTCAAAAGCTGGTAATAGACCTTACGCAAAGAAAATTGAAAACCGCCCAGGCAGAACTTTTACCACAAATTTCACTCATCGGTCAATATCAGGTACAGCTGCAGGCTGATGATATGAAATTCGGACAGTATTCGTGGCCAAGAACTTCTTTTTTGGGCATTGAGCTTAGTGTCCCTGTTTTTAATGGTAACCGGACCCAGTCTCAGATAAGTCAGGCCAAAATTAAAGCACAACAGGAAGATATACGCTTAAATGATTTAAAAGATGAAGTCCGGACTGAGCTGGCCACTATTTTAAGCAAATGGAAAGAATCCGTTACGCAGCTGGATATACACGAAACAACCATACAATCTGCAGAATTAAACCACAAAATGGTGGAAGCACGTTTTCAGAATAGCTTAAGTTCAAGGCTTGAACTCACAGATGCCGAACTGGCATTGACTCAGGCGCAGATTAACTATCTGAATGCGGTGTATAATCTACGGGTACTTCATATACAGTTGCAACATGCTCTCGGGCTTTTAAGCCTCTAA
- a CDS encoding MFS transporter — protein MITDTTQTMDKTVPYSKRWSALFLLCAAEFIVIMDTSIIGVALPAIKADLGYSQSGLQWIFNAYVILFGGFLLLGGRLSDLFGARKIFMWGFAILSAASLLAGVAWSEAALNTGRALQGLGSALIAPAALTLVLSKFTDPKELNKALGFWGASAAAGGSAGVFLGGAITEWLSWHWVFLINIPIGIAVLLFSRNLLFKGMTQKGKVDIAGAILATAALVLAVYAIVSAEGTGWKSMQTIGLLALSIILFVIFFVIQKQKKEPLVPLTIFKVPNLSAGNLVMALLAAAWIPLWFFLNLYLQQTLNYSAFNSGLALLPMTIAIMLLMVGVTGKLVARFGFKTNLIAGLISLTLSLLLFSNIPSDGTFLIHVLPASLLGALGMSLAYIPGTIASMSGAKPGETGLASGLVNTSYQVGSALGLAIVVAISAAKTNAVQTAGATDISALNTGFQTAFFSAAIICAMAVLIAIFSIKTLKS, from the coding sequence ATGATTACAGATACAACACAGACCATGGATAAAACAGTTCCATACAGCAAACGCTGGTCGGCCCTTTTTTTACTATGTGCGGCAGAATTCATAGTGATTATGGATACCTCTATTATTGGGGTGGCTCTTCCGGCAATAAAAGCAGACCTCGGCTATTCTCAAAGCGGCCTGCAATGGATTTTTAACGCCTATGTTATTCTGTTTGGCGGCTTTTTACTGTTGGGAGGACGTTTGTCTGATCTCTTTGGTGCCCGTAAGATTTTTATGTGGGGTTTTGCTATCCTTTCTGCTGCATCCCTTCTGGCAGGTGTGGCCTGGTCGGAAGCAGCACTGAATACAGGAAGAGCTTTACAAGGCTTAGGTTCTGCTCTTATTGCTCCCGCAGCCCTTACTTTGGTGCTCTCCAAGTTTACAGATCCCAAAGAGCTGAATAAGGCATTAGGTTTTTGGGGAGCTTCAGCAGCAGCTGGTGGTTCTGCCGGGGTTTTTCTTGGGGGTGCCATTACCGAATGGCTTTCCTGGCATTGGGTATTCCTCATTAATATTCCGATAGGAATTGCTGTATTGCTTTTCAGCCGAAATCTGCTCTTTAAAGGCATGACTCAGAAAGGAAAAGTGGATATTGCAGGGGCAATTCTGGCAACAGCGGCATTGGTACTGGCAGTATATGCCATTGTATCCGCGGAAGGGACCGGATGGAAATCCATGCAGACCATTGGACTTCTAGCCCTTTCCATCATCCTGTTTGTCATCTTTTTTGTCATCCAGAAGCAGAAAAAAGAGCCATTGGTCCCGCTTACGATATTCAAAGTTCCTAATCTTTCAGCCGGAAATCTGGTGATGGCCTTATTGGCAGCAGCCTGGATTCCTTTATGGTTCTTCCTGAATCTTTATTTGCAACAAACCTTGAATTATTCAGCATTCAACAGTGGGCTCGCATTGCTTCCTATGACGATTGCAATCATGCTTTTAATGGTAGGGGTTACAGGAAAACTGGTTGCCAGATTTGGATTTAAAACGAATCTGATAGCAGGATTGATCTCACTTACCCTTTCTCTTCTTCTGTTTAGTAATATCCCATCTGACGGAACATTCCTGATCCATGTATTGCCTGCCTCTTTATTGGGTGCGCTGGGAATGTCTTTAGCCTATATTCCGGGGACCATTGCTTCCATGTCGGGTGCCAAGCCCGGAGAAACAGGACTTGCTTCCGGACTCGTTAATACGAGCTACCAGGTGGGTTCGGCTTTGGGACTGGCGATTGTAGTTGCGATTTCTGCTGCCAAAACCAATGCTGTACAAACTGCTGGGGCAACTGATATTTCTGCATTGAACACCGGTTTCCAGACGGCATTTTTCTCAGCTGCTATTATCTGTGCAATGGCTGTATTGATCGCTATTTTTTCTATCAAAACATTAAAATCATAA
- a CDS encoding heavy-metal-associated domain-containing protein yields the protein MENNTQNFQFKTNINCGGCVSKVTPFLNDAEGICHWEVDIDHTDKVLTIAAEGITEQEVAEAVKKAGFKIERINS from the coding sequence ATGGAAAACAATACTCAAAATTTTCAGTTCAAAACGAATATCAACTGTGGTGGTTGTGTAAGCAAAGTAACTCCTTTTCTAAATGATGCTGAAGGCATATGCCATTGGGAAGTAGACATCGATCATACAGATAAGGTACTTACCATAGCCGCTGAAGGCATCACTGAACAGGAAGTTGCAGAAGCGGTAAAAAAAGCAGGTTTTAAAATAGAACGTATCAATTCGTAA
- a CDS encoding copper resistance protein NlpE N-terminal domain-containing protein: MKKILLAVVAVSLIAFTVSCNSMKTQTSGSENTAASNPAFKRGKYTGKTPSGNTAITFNADNTFILEETPMGSTDSMSSRGTWKFDKSMNKVILVYSNIADRVTTFSIVDEKTIQMNSGSPWTKQTSGSEYNLIRQLKTTEL, translated from the coding sequence ATGAAAAAGATTTTATTAGCAGTTGTTGCTGTATCATTAATAGCATTCACGGTTTCCTGTAATTCTATGAAAACTCAAACAAGCGGAAGCGAAAATACTGCAGCATCTAACCCTGCTTTTAAAAGAGGAAAATATACAGGGAAAACACCTTCAGGAAATACGGCCATCACCTTCAATGCTGACAATACCTTTATTCTGGAGGAAACTCCGATGGGCAGTACAGATTCTATGTCCAGCAGAGGAACATGGAAGTTTGACAAAAGCATGAATAAAGTAATTCTGGTCTACAGCAATATCGCAGACAGAGTTACTACTTTCTCTATAGTGGATGAAAAAACAATACAGATGAACAGTGGAAGTCCATGGACCAAACAGACTTCAGGTTCTGAATATAATCTTATCCGTCAATTAAAAACGACTGAACTTTAA
- a CDS encoding TonB-dependent receptor: MPTSRFGFSLTGTIQKLSLNVGLDHYLKQKYLGKNINPELPVAAFSLLNARISYEDNSLKLGTVEYYVIGNNLLNSEARLQNSQLKFLSPLPGINISVGVKIKI, from the coding sequence ATGCCTACCAGCCGTTTTGGATTCAGCCTAACGGGAACAATACAAAAACTAAGTCTGAATGTAGGACTGGATCATTATCTGAAGCAAAAATACCTGGGAAAAAACATCAATCCGGAACTTCCTGTGGCTGCATTCTCGCTTTTAAATGCCCGTATTTCATATGAAGATAACAGTTTAAAATTAGGAACTGTAGAATACTATGTCATCGGAAATAACCTGTTGAATTCAGAAGCAAGACTTCAGAACTCTCAGTTGAAATTTCTTAGTCCGCTTCCCGGAATCAATATTTCGGTAGGCGTGAAAATAAAAATATAA
- a CDS encoding acyltransferase family protein, translated as MPADHYSSEKLYGLDHLRALAILLVLMYHYRAFKHPAWIDTVGKFGWTGVDLFFVLSGFLISTQLFKEIEKTGSIGLKTFFTKRFFRIIPPYFFTLFLYFAFPFFRERESLSSFWKFITFTQNYRLDVINRGTFSHAWSLCIEEQFYLLLPLILLVAVKIKVFRYIAFLAAFLVVFSLTARWIIWNDSIVPVLDTQDFWKEWYMSLYYPTHTRLDGLAVGVIVGYLMQYSSGFSRMVHNHGNKIFIAGAVVLGISFRICNDQVSEEASIFGFTFVALSYGLIVMSAVSKSSFLFRSKSYMTTQLAGLSYAVYLSHKGIIHMIQNAFDWFGIDSSDNISLFIVLLGCIAGGLLYRYIIENPSSKLKQRMLSGKKE; from the coding sequence ATGCCTGCAGACCATTATTCCTCTGAAAAGCTTTACGGACTTGATCATTTACGAGCTTTGGCTATTTTATTGGTTCTGATGTATCATTATCGTGCCTTTAAACATCCTGCATGGATTGATACTGTAGGAAAATTCGGTTGGACCGGGGTAGATTTGTTTTTTGTTTTAAGTGGCTTCTTGATATCAACGCAGCTGTTTAAAGAAATTGAGAAGACAGGGAGTATCGGTTTAAAAACATTTTTTACCAAACGCTTTTTCAGGATTATTCCCCCGTATTTTTTTACCCTTTTCTTATATTTTGCTTTTCCTTTTTTCAGAGAAAGAGAGTCGCTGTCTTCCTTTTGGAAATTCATCACTTTTACCCAGAATTATAGGCTGGATGTTATTAACCGCGGAACATTTTCCCATGCATGGTCTTTGTGTATTGAAGAACAGTTTTATCTTCTCCTTCCCTTAATCTTGCTGGTTGCGGTGAAAATAAAAGTCTTCAGATATATTGCTTTTTTGGCGGCCTTTCTCGTTGTTTTTTCTTTAACAGCCAGATGGATCATATGGAATGACTCTATTGTTCCTGTTTTGGATACTCAGGATTTTTGGAAGGAATGGTATATGAGTCTATATTATCCTACCCATACCCGCCTGGATGGTCTGGCAGTGGGTGTTATCGTAGGGTATCTGATGCAGTATTCATCAGGATTTAGCAGAATGGTGCACAACCATGGAAACAAAATTTTTATTGCCGGAGCAGTTGTATTGGGAATCTCATTCCGGATCTGTAATGATCAGGTCTCTGAAGAAGCATCCATCTTTGGATTTACTTTTGTAGCCCTAAGTTATGGTCTTATTGTGATGTCAGCGGTGTCAAAATCATCATTTCTTTTCAGATCAAAGTCTTACATGACAACGCAGCTGGCGGGTTTGTCATATGCAGTTTATCTTTCGCATAAAGGAATTATCCATATGATTCAGAATGCTTTTGACTGGTTTGGAATAGACAGCTCGGACAATATCAGTCTTTTCATTGTTTTGTTGGGATGTATTGCGGGGGGATTGTTATATCGGTATATCATAGAAAATCCTTCTTCAAAGCTTAAACAAAGAATGCTATCCGGAAAAAAGGAGTAA
- a CDS encoding sensor histidine kinase → MKFGPENNLKQHIFFQLFFWTALFLFGMARSHGDYTDGISAEIIIYNFCHWIFQIAGANFIYSILILQFFDQKKYVRFSLYLLISLYIISVINRIFIVYLAEPFFIDEPQDSLFSIFTDMGYLLSYYTFPIISGAFIFISVMYMLRYKDEKENTTKLQKEKAELELRSLKSQLNPHFLFNTLNNIYSLSLSNSEKTSESISRLSDILDYILYKGPKSEVSIDEELAVIDHYIALESLRYSEGRLKISKTVNIKTAATIPPLLYLTLVENAFKHGAGKASGQTEIKIDISSDDPYSVFRIENTCEMDENNTSKGIGLQNIQRQLYHHYQNHFIFKVSKENNIFKVEIKTPSIL, encoded by the coding sequence ATGAAATTCGGACCTGAAAATAATCTAAAGCAGCATATCTTTTTCCAGCTGTTCTTTTGGACCGCGTTATTCCTATTTGGAATGGCAAGAAGCCACGGAGACTATACCGATGGAATATCAGCAGAGATTATCATCTATAATTTCTGTCACTGGATCTTTCAGATTGCAGGAGCCAATTTCATCTACTCTATTCTTATCCTCCAATTTTTTGATCAAAAAAAATATGTCAGATTCTCACTGTATCTCCTGATCAGCCTGTATATTATTTCTGTGATCAACAGAATATTCATTGTTTATCTTGCAGAACCTTTTTTCATTGATGAACCTCAGGACAGCCTCTTCAGTATTTTTACCGATATGGGTTATCTCCTGTCTTATTATACTTTCCCGATCATTAGCGGAGCTTTTATTTTTATTTCAGTGATGTATATGCTCCGGTATAAAGATGAAAAAGAGAATACTACAAAACTGCAGAAAGAAAAGGCAGAACTGGAACTGAGATCCCTGAAATCTCAACTGAACCCGCATTTTCTTTTCAATACCCTGAACAATATCTATTCTCTTTCCCTGAGCAATTCTGAAAAAACATCGGAGTCCATCAGCAGACTTTCGGATATTCTGGATTATATATTATACAAAGGACCTAAAAGTGAGGTTTCGATAGATGAAGAACTTGCTGTTATTGATCATTATATTGCTTTGGAAAGTCTGAGATACAGTGAAGGAAGGCTGAAAATCAGCAAAACAGTCAATATAAAAACGGCTGCAACAATTCCTCCTCTGCTTTACCTTACTTTAGTTGAAAATGCTTTTAAACATGGTGCCGGCAAAGCATCCGGCCAGACAGAAATAAAAATAGATATTTCTTCTGATGACCCATATTCTGTTTTCAGGATTGAAAATACCTGTGAGATGGATGAAAACAATACTTCTAAAGGAATCGGACTTCAAAACATACAGAGGCAGCTTTACCATCATTACCAGAATCATTTTATCTTTAAAGTTTCAAAGGAAAACAATATTTTTAAAGTCGAAATTAAAACCCCTTCCATATTATGA
- a CDS encoding LytR/AlgR family response regulator transcription factor: MINCIIVDDEPLAATLLEKHISRIDHLKLIGKAENAMDAYQLLQTKSVDLMFLDIQMPHLTGIDFLKSLPQKPPTIFTTAYRDFAIEGFELEAVDYLLKPITFERFFKAVERVLRNKKESQEDFMMIKTEGMARKVLIQEIVYFESQGNDIKTVLASNESIISKSKMTDLESVLSGKGFVRIHRSFMINSRFATAFNNNEVQLGTHLVPVGRSYKNEFDAFVTAVSKGSINR; this comes from the coding sequence ATGATCAACTGTATCATTGTAGACGATGAACCTCTGGCAGCTACTCTTCTGGAAAAGCACATTTCGAGAATCGATCATTTAAAACTGATTGGAAAAGCTGAGAATGCAATGGATGCCTATCAACTCCTGCAGACAAAATCTGTAGACCTCATGTTTCTGGATATTCAGATGCCTCACCTGACCGGAATCGATTTTTTGAAGTCGCTTCCCCAAAAGCCACCCACTATTTTCACTACCGCTTACCGTGATTTTGCCATAGAAGGTTTCGAACTGGAAGCCGTAGATTATCTTTTGAAACCTATTACGTTCGAACGTTTTTTCAAAGCTGTCGAAAGGGTCTTAAGAAACAAAAAAGAGTCTCAGGAAGATTTTATGATGATTAAAACAGAAGGAATGGCCCGGAAAGTCTTAATTCAGGAGATTGTTTATTTTGAAAGTCAGGGAAATGATATCAAAACAGTTCTGGCCAGTAATGAAAGTATCATTTCTAAGAGTAAAATGACAGATCTGGAATCTGTTTTATCGGGAAAAGGTTTCGTAAGAATTCACCGTTCGTTTATGATCAACTCCCGATTTGCAACCGCCTTTAACAATAATGAAGTACAGCTGGGAACTCATCTGGTTCCTGTGGGCAGAAGCTATAAAAATGAATTTGATGCTTTTGTAACTGCGGTTTCTAAAGGTTCTATCAATCGGTAA
- a CDS encoding GNAT family N-acetyltransferase, whose protein sequence is MDILHQDQNIVIRHFLAEEKHLFCALFEDEEVTAYLPYRSPEQFAEMFEIALEDYTQGPFGRFGIFDAGNNDFIGMCLARNFADVSGQIEIGYTLSKKYWGKGIATEVSRALVKYCFFKTEENEVVAVTDLDNIGSQKVLEKVGFSRINNLKRSDGELAYYIVKRS, encoded by the coding sequence ATGGATATTCTGCATCAGGATCAAAATATTGTGATCCGTCATTTTTTAGCTGAAGAAAAACATTTATTTTGTGCCCTTTTTGAAGACGAGGAAGTTACAGCATATCTTCCTTACCGTTCTCCCGAACAATTTGCCGAAATGTTTGAAATTGCCCTTGAAGATTACACCCAAGGTCCGTTTGGCCGTTTTGGGATATTCGATGCTGGAAATAATGATTTTATAGGCATGTGCCTTGCGAGGAACTTTGCTGATGTTTCCGGTCAAATTGAAATTGGATATACTTTGAGTAAAAAATACTGGGGTAAAGGTATTGCAACGGAAGTGAGCCGTGCCCTGGTGAAATATTGCTTTTTTAAAACAGAGGAAAATGAAGTTGTAGCCGTAACTGATCTGGATAATATCGGGTCACAGAAAGTTTTGGAAAAAGTGGGTTTTAGCCGTATTAATAATCTAAAAAGATCAGATGGTGAATTGGCGTATTATATCGTTAAGCGTAGCTAG
- a CDS encoding nuclear transport factor 2 family protein produces MKKTFIIQLFSIIFCCSVWTTAFSQSKSYTPVSKELYDTIMEKDSLLFGASNSGNIDQLKTFFTEDLEFFHDADGLANYQKTVDNFSRVAKNYSYTRRVLVPGSVEVYPIKDYGAVQTGIHQFCRLENGSLINCGAFKFVHVWKKTPDGWKISRVISYGH; encoded by the coding sequence ATGAAAAAAACATTCATTATTCAATTATTTTCAATCATATTCTGCTGTTCTGTATGGACAACAGCTTTCTCCCAATCTAAATCCTATACTCCCGTTTCAAAGGAACTCTATGATACGATAATGGAAAAAGACAGTCTGCTTTTTGGGGCTTCAAATTCCGGAAATATTGATCAGCTGAAGACTTTCTTTACTGAAGATCTCGAGTTCTTTCATGATGCTGACGGTTTGGCCAACTATCAGAAAACCGTTGACAATTTCAGCAGAGTGGCTAAAAATTACAGTTATACCCGAAGAGTCCTGGTTCCGGGATCTGTAGAAGTTTATCCCATCAAAGATTACGGAGCGGTACAAACGGGCATCCATCAATTTTGCCGGCTTGAAAATGGTTCGCTGATCAACTGCGGAGCCTTCAAATTTGTTCATGTTTGGAAAAAGACCCCTGATGGCTGGAAAATTTCAAGAGTGATCAGCTACGGACATTAG
- a CDS encoding ABC transporter ATP-binding protein, translated as MPLQIINLTKKFGEQTALDNINISIDKNEIIGLLGPNGAGKSTLMKSIVGALKIDQGEIIFNGLNISKNEIESKKKIGFLPENNPLYLEMYVKEYLQFVANIHKISSDRVDEVIELVGITPEKSKKIGQLSKGYKQRIGLAQAIIHQPDLLILDEPTNGLDPNQIIEIRNVIKEIGQQKTVLLSTHIMQEVEALCSRVILIHKGNILQDCPIDEFKGRFNSLEEAFASYTAVS; from the coding sequence ATGCCACTTCAGATCATCAATTTAACCAAAAAGTTTGGAGAACAGACTGCACTAGACAACATCAATATTTCTATTGATAAAAATGAGATCATCGGTCTTCTGGGTCCCAACGGAGCCGGAAAATCTACGCTGATGAAATCTATTGTCGGAGCACTGAAAATTGATCAGGGCGAAATCATCTTTAACGGACTGAATATTTCTAAAAACGAGATCGAGAGCAAGAAAAAAATAGGATTTCTTCCGGAAAACAATCCGCTTTATCTGGAAATGTATGTCAAAGAATACCTTCAGTTTGTGGCTAATATCCATAAAATTTCTTCTGACAGAGTAGATGAAGTAATTGAACTGGTAGGCATCACACCTGAAAAATCAAAAAAAATAGGACAGCTGTCCAAAGGATACAAACAGAGAATAGGTCTTGCACAGGCGATCATTCACCAGCCAGATCTGCTGATCCTGGATGAACCTACCAACGGACTGGATCCAAACCAGATCATTGAGATCCGAAATGTAATAAAAGAGATCGGTCAACAGAAAACAGTTCTTCTGTCTACGCATATTATGCAGGAAGTGGAAGCATTATGCTCACGTGTTATTCTGATTCATAAAGGAAATATTCTTCAGGACTGCCCGATTGATGAATTTAAAGGCAGGTTTAACAGCCTGGAAGAAGCTTTTGCAAGCTACACCGCCGTTTCTTAA
- a CDS encoding type VI secretion system Vgr family protein, producing MKKNVSNSEKISENDIAGINRVVKLDIVIDGRIIKHFKHFRLQQSAQKHHDFELTLAHDSLGKAQNHNLSEAQKFLGQRLTVTFRYKDLENDSPERSFVGIITKVAFSQDKMSLGNIILKGKSPTILMDSAPHTQSFGGDQAVNTGIIAERIIKETLGSGKFDFKVESRNKSYINYSAQYNETHYNYLARIAEAYGEQFYYDGYVLRFGNLPPAEKPIQLIYGSSVTNVQVEMNAVHTKPQFFGYDSINHAKMLSTSTNVNHLGELASKAYQLNDNIFTSQSLTPAPINANISIDVDQAQKSAAGNAAVEVFTVSGDTTVPFLYPGCTADIQMRKQDTNETSHFTKLMITEACHEVDTRGYYTGSFEAIAEGTGFMPKHDFKIPNAEPQIATVISNTDPLNQGRIQVQFDWQQNNNTHFIRMMSPDAGGTDQITQNRGFVAVPEVGDQVMVGFEYHHPDFPFAMGGMFHGKVGLGGGIENHIKSIQTRSGNKVIFNDTEGSIFIEDPSGNSYLMDGKGNITVSAPKNMTFIAGENLMISVGQNMSTTVGADQSNIVGMNKTESVTMNDTQSVGAMKITSVIGDASMMITGKLTEIIDGDVHSETKKERNEVSEGKIVTQSAGTNEQHSDKIVKNNSSEKSNNF from the coding sequence ATGAAAAAGAATGTTTCTAACTCAGAAAAAATTTCAGAGAATGATATTGCGGGGATCAACCGCGTAGTAAAGCTGGATATCGTGATAGACGGCCGTATCATCAAACATTTTAAACATTTCCGACTGCAGCAGAGTGCACAAAAACACCACGATTTTGAGCTGACTCTGGCTCATGATTCTTTGGGAAAAGCTCAGAATCATAATCTTTCGGAAGCCCAAAAGTTTTTAGGACAGCGTTTGACGGTAACATTCAGGTATAAGGATTTAGAAAATGATAGTCCGGAAAGAAGTTTTGTGGGCATCATTACGAAGGTAGCCTTCAGCCAGGATAAGATGAGTCTCGGGAATATTATTTTAAAGGGCAAAAGTCCTACTATCCTGATGGATTCGGCCCCACATACACAAAGTTTTGGGGGAGATCAGGCTGTCAATACAGGAATTATTGCTGAACGTATCATTAAAGAGACGTTGGGTTCGGGCAAGTTTGATTTTAAGGTAGAAAGCCGTAATAAAAGCTATATTAATTATAGTGCTCAGTATAATGAGACTCATTATAATTATCTGGCAAGAATTGCTGAAGCGTATGGGGAACAATTCTATTATGACGGATATGTTCTGCGTTTCGGAAACCTTCCTCCGGCAGAAAAGCCTATACAGCTTATTTACGGGAGCAGTGTAACCAATGTACAGGTTGAAATGAATGCAGTACATACCAAACCACAGTTTTTTGGATATGACAGCATCAATCATGCTAAGATGTTAAGTACCTCTACCAATGTTAATCACTTGGGAGAATTAGCATCAAAAGCCTATCAGCTGAATGACAATATCTTTACCAGCCAGTCGTTAACCCCAGCCCCCATCAATGCCAATATTTCTATAGATGTGGACCAGGCCCAGAAAAGTGCAGCTGGAAATGCAGCAGTAGAAGTATTTACAGTTTCCGGTGATACTACAGTGCCTTTCTTATATCCGGGATGTACTGCAGATATCCAAATGAGAAAGCAGGATACCAACGAAACCTCGCACTTTACAAAGTTAATGATCACTGAGGCTTGTCATGAAGTGGATACAAGAGGCTATTATACAGGCTCATTTGAAGCCATAGCCGAAGGAACCGGTTTTATGCCAAAGCATGACTTTAAAATACCGAATGCAGAACCTCAGATTGCAACAGTTATTTCCAACACAGATCCACTGAATCAGGGAAGAATACAGGTACAATTTGACTGGCAGCAAAACAATAACACCCACTTTATCCGCATGATGAGTCCCGATGCAGGAGGTACAGATCAGATCACTCAGAACAGAGGATTTGTGGCAGTTCCTGAAGTCGGCGATCAGGTTATGGTCGGTTTTGAATACCATCATCCTGATTTCCCTTTCGCTATGGGAGGAATGTTTCATGGCAAAGTAGGTCTGGGCGGAGGAATAGAAAATCATATTAAATCCATTCAGACACGAAGCGGAAATAAAGTAATTTTCAATGATACCGAAGGAAGCATCTTTATTGAAGACCCAAGTGGCAATTCCTATCTTATGGATGGCAAGGGCAATATTACCGTGAGTGCTCCGAAAAATATGACCTTCATAGCAGGAGAAAACCTGATGATCAGTGTAGGTCAGAATATGAGTACGACAGTAGGTGCCGACCAAAGCAATATTGTCGGCATGAATAAGACAGAATCGGTTACTATGAATGACACACAAAGTGTGGGTGCCATGAAAATAACATCTGTTATTGGTGACGCAAGTATGATGATCACAGGAAAACTGACAGAAATTATAGACGGAGATGTACACAGTGAGACCAAGAAAGAGAGAAATGAGGTAAGTGAAGGGAAAATTGTAACACAAAGTGCCGGAACCAATGAACAGCATTCTGATAAAATAGTGAAGAATAACAGCTCAGAAAAAAGTAATAATTTTTAA